In one window of Ruminococcus albus AD2013 DNA:
- a CDS encoding immunity 26/phosphotriesterase HocA family protein, with amino-acid sequence MVDKKALTLFKKYYLSYKSDGQPSEADIADAVKSGVFVPDSEMTHDEIVKAIKELSERISLESAAKAFLYSLSSGDMRYRSAVSSLIWAKALTEHKFVSNGVEPGGWRSPMCIVCGCTHGLEASEMIDWNKFNVFRYLSPKHYGREPDFTSPEYVLNDLREFEKLPAVEPCEDDYRILNGIFACVKEMKSHNMDTALVSEIRRQKFFDATGNAIHCILGILSVCGILQSDEKKGFLYEFTNRDEQGFGRDGLTFFPLNFWRGKFGVNYDAVDKIFGCLCGDKLSPEKAAAPEKKEKDVPSKRTASKAEQYFNDGVYTITLTNDERRYLALDPLDESWETETLYSVTYCTQKRTVIFYEGNTILKVIYEEYSINEDGSCKCKSYNEFDTKLETDNRTMLLPLTSRGRAKPVTPTNIMAVKPFGCDFYIFLQKGESRIAARNLRNNQEIAVGEKERVRNILTDEDFHEFMQYYMSTCPDNYFERIAEIRNMKHQTVKFRAGDIFRCQIDREHYTYGLIIGKTRDIEKWDELPKEHSFRHLMTQPIIVRMYDFVTADSNMTAIQLADISLRPPEICSDGDIIWGRHKIICHKELVPDDIEFCIHLTRIVVKNKHITPFTTELFMREDEKNGKKTREPMSLYIEWGFVSMEIPWADAPENIRDMMSERSWSNGGVSLGISGAYCGKTLTQILQKYPRNILGGDLHFPENRERLDMVMKFLGLPKGSGYDDFAEKYGGITRQTYIELICNRSK; translated from the coding sequence ATGGTGGATAAAAAAGCACTGACATTATTTAAGAAGTATTATCTTTCTTACAAGTCAGATGGACAGCCCTCGGAAGCTGACATTGCAGATGCGGTCAAAAGCGGTGTATTTGTACCTGATTCCGAAATGACACACGATGAGATCGTAAAAGCTATCAAGGAACTATCAGAACGTATCTCTCTTGAAAGTGCCGCAAAAGCTTTTCTTTATAGTCTTTCAAGCGGAGATATGCGCTACCGTTCAGCTGTGTCATCTCTTATATGGGCTAAGGCTCTGACTGAACATAAGTTTGTATCTAACGGCGTTGAACCCGGTGGCTGGCGCAGTCCTATGTGTATCGTGTGTGGCTGTACCCACGGACTGGAAGCAAGTGAAATGATCGACTGGAATAAGTTCAATGTTTTCAGATATCTTTCGCCCAAGCATTACGGCAGAGAACCTGATTTCACTAGTCCTGAATATGTTCTTAACGATCTGCGGGAATTTGAAAAACTTCCTGCCGTTGAACCATGCGAAGATGATTACCGTATACTGAACGGTATATTTGCCTGTGTAAAAGAAATGAAGTCCCACAATATGGATACAGCCCTTGTTTCCGAGATACGCAGGCAGAAATTCTTCGATGCTACAGGCAACGCAATACACTGTATATTGGGTATACTTTCGGTATGCGGTATATTACAGAGCGATGAGAAAAAGGGATTTCTTTATGAATTCACAAACAGGGACGAGCAGGGCTTCGGGCGAGACGGCCTGACATTCTTTCCGCTGAATTTCTGGCGCGGAAAGTTCGGCGTGAACTATGATGCGGTAGATAAGATTTTCGGATGTTTATGCGGTGATAAGCTCTCACCTGAAAAGGCAGCTGCTCCCGAAAAAAAGGAGAAAGATGTACCAAGTAAGAGAACGGCTTCAAAGGCAGAACAGTATTTCAACGACGGCGTATATACCATAACGCTTACCAATGACGAGCGAAGATATCTGGCTCTCGATCCTCTTGATGAATCATGGGAAACTGAGACATTGTACAGCGTTACTTACTGCACACAAAAACGAACGGTTATTTTCTATGAGGGAAATACTATCTTAAAAGTGATATATGAGGAATATTCGATAAACGAAGATGGTTCCTGCAAGTGTAAAAGCTACAATGAATTTGATACAAAGCTCGAAACTGATAATAGAACAATGCTTCTTCCGCTGACTTCAAGGGGAAGAGCGAAGCCTGTGACTCCTACAAATATCATGGCTGTGAAGCCTTTCGGGTGTGATTTTTATATCTTTCTGCAAAAGGGCGAAAGCAGAATTGCCGCACGTAATCTGAGAAATAATCAGGAGATCGCTGTGGGCGAAAAAGAACGAGTAAGAAATATCCTGACGGATGAAGATTTCCATGAGTTCATGCAGTACTATATGTCCACCTGCCCCGATAACTATTTTGAGCGTATTGCTGAGATAAGGAACATGAAACATCAGACGGTGAAGTTCAGGGCAGGCGATATTTTCCGCTGTCAGATCGACCGTGAGCACTACACCTACGGTTTGATAATCGGAAAGACACGGGATATCGAGAAATGGGACGAACTGCCGAAGGAGCACTCTTTCCGACATCTTATGACTCAGCCTATCATAGTGCGTATGTACGACTTTGTTACTGCCGACAGTAATATGACAGCAATTCAGCTGGCAGATATTTCCCTTCGTCCGCCCGAGATATGCTCAGACGGTGATATCATCTGGGGCAGACATAAGATCATCTGTCATAAGGAGCTTGTGCCGGATGATATAGAGTTCTGTATACACCTTACACGTATCGTCGTAAAAAACAAACATATAACACCTTTCACAACTGAGCTGTTTATGAGGGAGGATGAAAAAAATGGCAAAAAGACACGCGAGCCTATGTCGCTGTACATCGAATGGGGCTTTGTATCAATGGAAATACCCTGGGCAGATGCCCCGGAAAATATAAGGGATATGATGAGCGAGCGCAGCTGGAGCAACGGCGGAGTGTCACTGGGTATAAGCGGTGCTTACTGCGGCAAGACCCTGACTCAGATACTGCAAAAATATCCAAGAAATATATTGGGCGGAGATCTCCATTTTCCCGAAAACAGGGAACGACTTGATATGGTCATGAAATTTCTGGGTCTGCCAAAAGGTTCGGGATATGATGACTTTGCAGAAAAATACGGCGGGATAACAAGACAGACGTACATCGAACTTATCTGCAATCGAAGCAAATGA
- a CDS encoding 4Fe-4S binding protein gives MSQKCRARSDIIYLGGDDMKRKANVNTELCVACGSCVKVCPRSAISVPDGVFAVVDSALCVGCGKCAKECPASIIEIGGDIK, from the coding sequence TTGTCACAGAAATGCCGCGCCCGATCGGATATAATATATCTCGGAGGCGATGATATGAAACGAAAAGCTAACGTAAATACAGAGCTATGTGTGGCTTGCGGAAGCTGTGTGAAAGTTTGTCCGAGATCTGCAATAAGTGTCCCTGACGGTGTGTTCGCTGTGGTTGACAGCGCTCTTTGTGTCGGATGTGGAAAATGTGCGAAAGAATGCCCCGCGAGCATTATTGAGATCGGGGGCGATATAAAATGA
- a CDS encoding leucine-rich repeat domain-containing protein: MNNTLKKVTAGMLALALVAGAVPANVGSFLTGGTAIVANAATVSSSGNCGTTGHESEVRWTLDSDGVLTITGTGAMADYNTTSRPPWYNNINNITRIVVDSGVTKIGNYSFYKFSKLNNVTIPNTIISIGSSSFKDCSALDSIYIPNSVISIGSSAFKGCSNLMTVSFEDRITSSLTIGSSCFVSCSNLNTIIPSGLKYNDSKGTYDLSNTALGSGNLTILPNVTLALVPAADATCTTSGNSEYYEGSNGKYYSKSGDTYTEIDENSWMIPATGVHTYDESSPMWTWIRKDDSYDVTVKFKCKDCGDIETPDEQPTLNVVDNGGFRTFTATVTYNDIEYKSTKSEETCINITVNGTEKQYRYGVQVKAVAQVPAGKYFEGWYETGTENKVSGSETYCFYATRDMSIEARYTDDQVAAEPVLTMNLSNRQALTNGKNKVSFTYDWELPKGCTLQSAAIIRSYVIGEPTISTTDTNVHYTALTTARGTYKINLTIGAANADKAVYVRGYIKYMDKNGSHEAYTDVFTSASLN; the protein is encoded by the coding sequence ATGAACAACACATTGAAAAAAGTTACAGCAGGTATGCTGGCTTTGGCTCTTGTAGCAGGCGCTGTGCCTGCAAACGTAGGGAGCTTTTTGACAGGAGGCACGGCTATTGTGGCGAATGCTGCAACGGTTAGTTCATCGGGAAACTGCGGTACAACCGGTCATGAATCCGAAGTTAGATGGACGCTTGACAGCGACGGCGTGCTTACGATTACCGGAACAGGGGCTATGGCGGATTATAATACAACTTCGAGACCTCCGTGGTATAATAATATAAATAATATCACAAGAATAGTTGTAGACTCAGGTGTCACCAAAATAGGTAATTATTCATTTTATAAATTTAGTAAGTTAAATAATGTTACTATTCCGAACACTATTATAAGTATCGGTTCTTCTTCGTTTAAGGATTGTTCTGCATTAGATTCTATTTACATTCCGAATTCTGTTATTTCCATTGGTAGTAGCGCATTTAAGGGATGTTCAAATCTTATGACCGTTAGTTTTGAAGACAGGATTACATCATCTCTTACTATTGGCAGTAGTTGTTTTGTTAGCTGTAGCAACTTGAATACTATCATCCCATCCGGATTAAAGTATAATGATTCAAAAGGAACATATGACCTTTCTAATACAGCACTAGGAAGTGGTAATTTAACTATCCTGCCAAACGTTACACTTGCTTTGGTTCCCGCCGCAGATGCAACCTGCACCACATCCGGAAACAGCGAGTATTACGAAGGTTCGAACGGAAAATATTACAGCAAAAGCGGAGATACTTATACCGAGATAGACGAAAACTCATGGATGATCCCCGCAACAGGAGTTCACACCTACGATGAATCTTCACCTATGTGGACCTGGATAAGGAAAGACGACAGCTATGATGTTACCGTGAAATTCAAGTGCAAGGACTGCGGTGATATCGAAACTCCCGACGAACAGCCGACACTTAATGTCGTTGACAATGGCGGTTTCAGAACATTCACTGCCACCGTGACTTATAACGATATTGAATACAAAAGCACCAAGAGCGAGGAAACCTGCATTAACATCACTGTCAACGGTACTGAAAAGCAGTATAGATACGGTGTTCAGGTAAAGGCTGTCGCACAGGTACCCGCGGGTAAGTATTTTGAGGGCTGGTATGAAACAGGTACTGAAAATAAAGTCAGCGGTTCTGAAACTTACTGCTTCTATGCTACCCGTGATATGAGCATTGAAGCAAGATATACTGATGATCAGGTTGCGGCAGAGCCTGTTCTTACTATGAATCTTTCTAACAGACAGGCTCTTACAAATGGCAAGAATAAGGTATCATTCACATACGATTGGGAACTGCCAAAGGGTTGTACACTTCAAAGTGCCGCTATTATAAGAAGCTATGTTATAGGTGAACCGACAATTTCCACTACGGACACCAATGTGCATTACACCGCTCTGACAACTGCAAGAGGTACATACAAGATCAACTTAACGATCGGTGCTGCAAATGCAGATAAGGCAGTATATGTTCGCGGATATATCAAATATATGGACAAAAACGGATCACATGAAGCATATACAGATGTATTTACTTCTGCTTCGTTAAACTAA
- a CDS encoding ABC transporter transmembrane domain-containing protein: MNNSAIKWLYAVPKNKKLYILALMLVQAILGACGVMYALLLRNIVDNATAHNKTDFRNYVIITVLLVLAQIGMKAVLRWLNELSKSTFENIFKARLMRNILHKDFASVNAVHSGEWLNRLTNDTVVVANAYVEILPGLVGMIVKMISAVIMLIVLDWRFACVLLPCGSLLIGLTYAFRKVLKKLHKQVQERDGKLRIFLQEHIGSMMIIRSFAAEQQTEVEAVTKMQEHQSSRMKKNRFSNLCNIGFGIAMNGMYLFGVGYCGYGILLGTISYGTLTAITQLISQIQAPFANITGYLPRFYAMTASAERLMEIEGFSDDSEKSAPDIDTVKKYYTDKLRSFGLKNADFTYYPAVDSIKDLSKENQPIILKNISIDIKKGEYVAFTGHSGCGKSTVLKLLMSIYRLDSGEHYLIDTDGKKNVIS; the protein is encoded by the coding sequence ATGAATAATAGCGCAATAAAGTGGCTCTATGCCGTACCAAAAAATAAAAAGCTGTATATTCTCGCGCTTATGCTTGTGCAAGCTATTCTCGGTGCATGCGGTGTTATGTATGCACTGCTGCTTCGGAATATCGTTGACAACGCAACTGCTCATAACAAGACGGATTTCCGTAATTATGTTATTATTACCGTACTTCTGGTGCTGGCACAGATAGGAATGAAAGCTGTCCTGCGTTGGCTGAATGAGCTGTCTAAATCAACTTTTGAAAATATATTCAAAGCTCGGTTAATGAGAAATATCCTGCATAAGGACTTTGCCAGCGTAAACGCCGTCCATTCTGGCGAATGGCTGAACAGACTTACAAATGACACTGTTGTAGTTGCAAATGCCTATGTCGAGATACTCCCGGGTCTGGTGGGAATGATCGTGAAGATGATAAGTGCTGTAATTATGCTGATCGTGCTGGATTGGCGGTTTGCCTGCGTTCTCCTGCCGTGTGGATCTCTGCTTATCGGTTTAACCTATGCTTTCCGTAAAGTGCTCAAAAAACTCCACAAGCAGGTTCAGGAGCGCGACGGAAAACTGCGTATCTTCCTGCAGGAGCATATCGGCAGTATGATGATAATACGTTCTTTTGCTGCCGAACAGCAGACAGAAGTCGAAGCAGTCACCAAAATGCAGGAGCACCAGTCCTCACGAATGAAGAAAAACCGCTTCTCAAATCTCTGTAACATCGGCTTTGGGATAGCTATGAACGGAATGTACCTATTTGGTGTGGGCTACTGTGGTTACGGCATTCTTCTCGGCACTATAAGCTATGGCACACTGACTGCGATAACACAGCTGATTTCTCAGATCCAAGCACCTTTTGCGAATATTACGGGTTATCTTCCGAGATTCTACGCTATGACAGCGAGTGCAGAAAGGCTTATGGAGATCGAAGGCTTCTCCGATGACAGCGAAAAATCCGCACCGGATATTGATACGGTCAAAAAATACTATACCGATAAACTTAGGTCATTCGGTCTGAAAAACGCCGATTTCACTTACTATCCGGCGGTTGACAGCATCAAAGATCTGTCAAAAGAAAATCAGCCGATAATCTTGAAAAATATCAGCATTGATATCAAAAAAGGCGAATATGTTGCGTTCACGGGGCATAGCGGCTGTGGCAAATCAACAGTGCTTAAACTGCTGATGAGTATTTATCGGCTTGACAGCGGCGAGCATTATCTAATCGATACAGATGGCAAAAAAAACGTTATCAGCTGA
- a CDS encoding glycosyl hydrolase 53 family protein — translation MVMKTKIFQRAVKVCAGLTASVMMLTSSAFIMRSSAATYNKSVIFNSFPVAVNDGEPIRGVDISSILSIEKAGVVFHDDNGKEEDIFRVLHDHKINYIRVRVWNEPNDGKGHGYGGGNNDVNAACEIGRRAAKYGIKLLVDIQYSDFWADPAKQTRPKYWATHDHYTLSREIYKWTTWVLTAITEAGGDIGMVQVGNETNCFFCGETDMYKICELFASGDKAVRDFDRNILIAHHFANPAKVDHFYWYAKIMNECNLDYDVFATSYYPYWHGTTENLTNVLSTIGNTYNKYVMIAETAYPYTSEDGDGFGNTISKWSTGVNLSYDISVDGQTESLTDAFQAIANCQGRGIGVFYWEPAWLGVSGISQSQQRDNWDRYGSGWASSYASEYDHDVTSAGGSSFDNQALFDFNGYPLDSLDVFTRIYPQKQRPFFPKDLDNDNTITYPTNITVSYSKDYHQVRFTWDKVQGADRYGIAVYLAGKWRIQTQNITNTIYTSPKNLAPGKSYRVAVAARVNGKWDTANAIKNAVTVTIK, via the coding sequence ATGGTTATGAAGACAAAAATATTTCAGCGCGCAGTAAAAGTATGCGCGGGACTGACTGCATCTGTTATGATGCTGACATCCTCTGCATTTATAATGAGATCGTCAGCTGCAACTTATAACAAGAGCGTCATTTTCAATTCTTTTCCCGTAGCTGTCAATGACGGTGAACCGATACGCGGTGTTGATATTTCCTCAATTCTCTCGATAGAGAAGGCGGGTGTCGTTTTCCATGATGATAACGGAAAAGAAGAAGATATTTTCCGCGTGCTCCACGACCACAAGATAAACTACATCCGTGTACGTGTTTGGAACGAACCAAATGACGGAAAAGGTCACGGCTACGGAGGCGGAAACAACGATGTTAATGCTGCCTGCGAGATCGGCAGACGTGCTGCAAAATACGGTATCAAGCTGCTGGTGGACATTCAGTATTCCGATTTCTGGGCAGATCCTGCCAAGCAGACACGCCCGAAATACTGGGCAACTCACGATCACTATACCCTTTCGAGAGAGATATACAAATGGACGACATGGGTATTGACTGCTATCACGGAAGCCGGCGGCGATATAGGTATGGTGCAGGTGGGCAATGAGACCAACTGCTTCTTCTGCGGCGAAACAGATATGTACAAAATATGTGAGCTTTTTGCAAGCGGTGACAAGGCAGTGCGTGATTTTGACAGAAATATTCTGATCGCACATCATTTTGCAAATCCTGCTAAAGTAGATCACTTTTATTGGTATGCAAAGATAATGAACGAATGCAATCTTGATTACGATGTCTTTGCAACTTCTTACTACCCATACTGGCATGGCACAACGGAAAATCTCACCAACGTACTGAGTACGATTGGCAATACATACAACAAATATGTTATGATCGCTGAAACAGCTTATCCGTATACATCCGAGGACGGTGACGGTTTCGGAAATACAATTTCCAAATGGTCTACAGGTGTTAATCTCAGCTATGATATATCCGTTGATGGGCAGACAGAATCTCTGACAGATGCATTTCAGGCTATTGCAAATTGTCAGGGAAGAGGTATAGGCGTATTTTACTGGGAACCTGCATGGCTGGGCGTCAGTGGTATCTCGCAGTCACAGCAGAGAGATAACTGGGACAGATACGGTTCAGGCTGGGCATCATCTTATGCATCAGAGTACGATCACGATGTGACTTCAGCAGGCGGTTCGTCCTTTGATAATCAGGCGTTGTTTGATTTTAATGGCTATCCTCTCGATTCACTGGATGTATTCACCCGCATTTATCCCCAAAAACAGAGGCCATTCTTTCCGAAAGACCTAGATAATGACAATACCATCACATACCCCACAAACATCACAGTTTCATACAGCAAAGATTATCATCAGGTAAGATTTACATGGGATAAGGTTCAAGGTGCTGACAGATACGGAATCGCCGTATATCTGGCTGGAAAATGGAGGATACAGACCCAGAATATCACCAACACCATTTATACTTCACCCAAGAACCTTGCTCCCGGCAAGTCTTATAGAGTCGCAGTAGCAGCGAGAGTAAACGGAAAATGGGATACCGCAAACGCAATCAAAAATGCTGTGACTGTTACCATAAAGTGA
- a CDS encoding 4Fe-4S binding protein: MIQRKKWYDHLWIFSMTYLLLGFVNILFAWLGMICFITPLVISISHGTKAYCNKYCGRGQLFTMLGGRFGLSRKHDMPKWMRSKAFRYGFLIFFFTMFFVMLWNTYLVFAGGRPLSQTVKLIWTFKVPWHWAYHGTLFSDGVAQFAFGFYSIMLTSTILGFVTMLLFKPRSWCVYCPMGTMTQLICKAKNATKSHTAGE, encoded by the coding sequence ATGATACAGCGTAAAAAATGGTATGATCATCTTTGGATATTTTCTATGACATATCTGCTGCTGGGTTTTGTGAATATACTTTTTGCCTGGCTGGGTATGATCTGTTTTATCACACCGCTTGTTATCTCAATCAGTCACGGAACCAAGGCTTACTGCAACAAATACTGCGGCAGGGGACAGCTGTTTACGATGCTGGGAGGAAGATTTGGTCTGTCACGAAAGCACGATATGCCGAAGTGGATGAGGTCGAAAGCATTCCGTTATGGATTTCTGATATTCTTTTTCACAATGTTCTTTGTGATGCTGTGGAACACTTATCTTGTGTTTGCAGGAGGACGTCCGCTGTCGCAGACAGTCAAGCTTATCTGGACATTTAAGGTGCCCTGGCACTGGGCATATCACGGTACGCTGTTCTCCGATGGAGTGGCACAGTTCGCATTTGGTTTTTACAGCATTATGCTGACTTCAACAATACTCGGTTTTGTGACAATGCTCCTTTTCAAGCCGCGCTCATGGTGTGTTTACTGCCCTATGGGTACCATGACACAACTTATCTGCAAGGCAAAGAACGCGACAAAGTCACATACCGCAGGGGAATAA
- a CDS encoding ATP-binding cassette domain-containing protein, producing MAKKTLSAEWHRLFAYVPQGNQLMSGTIREVVSFADKADMQNDERINMALHIACADDFVSELECGIDTQLGERGTGLSEGQMQRIAIARAIYSDSPILLLDEATSALDEHTEKRLLHNLRSMTDKTVVIITHRPAALEICDRVIDFGNTGTENKQTVSV from the coding sequence ATGGCAAAAAAAACGTTATCAGCTGAATGGCACAGGCTGTTCGCCTATGTTCCGCAAGGTAATCAGCTGATGTCGGGTACTATCCGTGAGGTCGTTTCTTTCGCCGATAAAGCAGATATGCAAAATGATGAGCGTATCAACATGGCTTTACATATTGCCTGTGCTGATGATTTTGTATCCGAGCTCGAATGCGGGATCGATACACAGCTGGGCGAGCGTGGCACAGGTCTTTCCGAGGGACAAATGCAGAGGATAGCCATAGCACGGGCGATCTATTCGGATAGTCCGATACTGCTCCTTGATGAAGCAACTTCAGCACTCGACGAGCATACCGAAAAACGCTTGCTCCATAATCTGCGAAGTATGACGGATAAGACCGTAGTGATCATTACACATCGTCCTGCTGCGTTGGAGATATGTGACAGGGTGATCGATTTTGGAAATACTGGCACCGAAAATAAACAGACTGTTTCAGTTTAA
- a CDS encoding glycoside hydrolase family 11 protein, translated as MKTVSKRLSSAFVAGMMMVSPIVSSISASAAKVLTTSPSHTQEVGWYNDYHHEIWQADTPNSSTMTLHDNDGGFSTSWKCGPNGSRGNFLARRGLYWGLNNPKTYKDYGDFYCDYDCSWSAGSSGNSRICIYGWAQNPLVEYYIIEDWKNWSPAQDSTAQYKGQATIDGSVYKIYTSARNSYTIEGNKNFTQYISIRQNLRTKGTISVSEHFKAWESMGMKMGNLYEVAFNVEGWESDGQADVTLKMREGGSSYTPDPEPETPEIEGTLYSATFENGTNYWTGRGSASVTSSSSTAYEGSKSLYVSGRTDNWNGGEMELNTSTFKPGSAYSFSTMVNPTESTTLQLTMQYDDQSGTTNYTQIAEGSCTAGKWTKLENTSFTIPSGASNVKVYVEAPDSLCDFYVDRAIIANKGYTASGSSSSGTGSTSATVPSNIKVAYSSQYKQLQFTWDKVKGADKYGIAVYLAGKWRVQTSNISGNSYVTPKNLTPNMSYKVAIAARVNGKWDTAGALENYVTVTTRANNNIEYHTPSNSGNSSGNNENNGGNNNQQQTTSNYNYQSNMQFKEAPSYYFNSCSQQGKVVKESYNGINGYNSLNVYLPYGYDSSKKYNIFYLMHGGGENENTLFYQDDTMMQNLFDNMIKNGELDPLIVVTPTFNKTEAGKFYNEFRQSVVPFVEGKYSTYAGKNTSQSSLQASRMHRAYGGFSMGGVSTWAVMENCLDIVGYFMPLSGDHWNGNSGYDKAKSIANAIDRSGLQKNQYFIFAATGSDDIAYPNVNPQINEMKKMSQFVYTSDFSKGNLYFLVASGKTHWWGYVRHYVYDALPSFFHEGQ; from the coding sequence ATGAAAACTGTTTCAAAGCGTCTGTCAAGTGCTTTTGTTGCAGGTATGATGATGGTTTCACCCATCGTTTCATCAATTTCTGCATCAGCTGCCAAGGTGCTCACAACAAGCCCTTCTCACACACAGGAAGTGGGCTGGTACAATGATTACCATCATGAGATCTGGCAGGCAGATACCCCCAACTCTTCTACAATGACACTGCACGACAATGACGGCGGTTTCAGCACATCATGGAAGTGCGGTCCTAACGGCTCAAGAGGTAACTTCCTTGCTCGTCGTGGTCTGTACTGGGGTCTGAACAATCCTAAGACTTATAAGGATTATGGCGACTTCTACTGCGATTACGACTGCAGCTGGTCCGCAGGTTCATCCGGTAACTCCAGAATCTGTATCTATGGTTGGGCACAGAATCCTCTGGTAGAGTACTACATCATCGAGGACTGGAAGAACTGGTCACCTGCACAGGATTCTACTGCACAGTACAAGGGTCAGGCTACTATCGACGGCAGCGTATATAAGATCTATACAAGTGCAAGAAATTCTTACACCATTGAAGGCAACAAGAACTTCACACAGTACATCAGCATCCGTCAGAACCTGAGAACCAAGGGTACCATCAGCGTTTCCGAGCACTTCAAGGCTTGGGAGTCCATGGGCATGAAGATGGGCAACCTGTACGAAGTAGCTTTCAACGTTGAAGGCTGGGAGTCCGATGGTCAGGCTGACGTTACTCTGAAAATGCGTGAGGGCGGCAGTAGCTACACTCCCGATCCAGAGCCTGAGACCCCTGAGATCGAAGGCACACTGTACTCCGCTACTTTCGAGAACGGCACCAATTACTGGACCGGCAGAGGTTCTGCAAGCGTAACATCATCTTCTTCCACTGCTTATGAGGGCAGCAAGTCCCTGTATGTAAGCGGCAGAACTGATAACTGGAACGGCGGTGAGATGGAGCTTAACACCTCTACTTTCAAGCCCGGCAGCGCTTACAGCTTCAGCACAATGGTAAATCCTACTGAAAGTACTACTCTTCAGCTGACTATGCAGTATGATGACCAGAGCGGTACCACCAACTACACTCAGATAGCTGAGGGTTCCTGCACAGCAGGCAAGTGGACCAAGCTGGAGAACACAAGCTTCACAATTCCTTCCGGTGCATCCAACGTTAAGGTATATGTTGAAGCTCCCGACAGCCTGTGCGACTTCTATGTTGACAGAGCTATCATCGCTAACAAAGGCTACACCGCAAGCGGCAGCTCTTCCAGCGGTACAGGCAGCACAAGCGCAACTGTTCCTTCAAACATCAAGGTTGCTTACAGCAGCCAGTACAAGCAGCTGCAGTTCACTTGGGACAAGGTAAAGGGCGCTGACAAGTACGGCATCGCAGTTTATCTGGCAGGCAAGTGGAGAGTTCAGACTTCTAACATCTCCGGCAATTCTTATGTTACACCTAAGAATCTTACACCCAATATGTCTTACAAGGTAGCTATCGCTGCAAGAGTAAACGGCAAGTGGGATACTGCAGGCGCTCTGGAAAACTACGTAACAGTAACTACCAGAGCTAACAACAACATCGAGTATCATACTCCTTCCAACTCAGGCAATAGCAGCGGCAACAACGAGAATAACGGCGGTAACAACAACCAGCAGCAGACAACATCGAATTATAACTATCAGTCAAATATGCAGTTCAAGGAAGCTCCTTCTTACTACTTCAACAGCTGCTCACAGCAAGGTAAGGTAGTAAAGGAATCCTATAACGGCATCAACGGTTATAACTCACTTAACGTATATCTGCCTTACGGCTATGACAGCAGCAAGAAGTACAACATCTTCTACCTGATGCACGGCGGCGGAGAGAATGAGAATACTCTGTTCTATCAGGACGATACAATGATGCAGAATCTCTTCGACAACATGATAAAGAACGGCGAACTCGATCCTCTGATCGTTGTTACACCTACCTTCAACAAGACTGAGGCAGGCAAATTCTACAACGAGTTCCGTCAGAGCGTTGTTCCTTTCGTTGAAGGAAAATATTCTACCTATGCAGGCAAAAATACTTCACAGTCATCGCTTCAGGCTTCAAGAATGCACAGAGCATACGGCGGATTCTCAATGGGTGGCGTTTCAACATGGGCTGTAATGGAGAACTGCCTTGACATCGTCGGCTACTTCATGCCTCTCAGCGGCGACCACTGGAATGGAAACTCCGGTTACGACAAGGCTAAGTCTATAGCAAATGCAATAGACAGATCCGGTCTCCAGAAGAATCAGTACTTCATCTTCGCAGCAACAGGTTCTGACGATATAGCATATCCCAACGTAAATCCTCAGATAAATGAAATGAAGAAGATGAGCCAGTTTGTATACACATCTGATTTCTCCAAGGGTAATCTCTACTTCCTTGTTGCATCAGGCAAAACACACTGGTGGGGCTACGTAAGACACTATGTTTACGATGCACTTCCCTCTTTCTTCCATGAAGGACAGTAA